One window from the genome of Brachionichthys hirsutus isolate HB-005 chromosome 19, CSIRO-AGI_Bhir_v1, whole genome shotgun sequence encodes:
- the si:dkey-175m17.6 gene encoding N-acetyllactosaminide beta-1,3-N-acetylglucosaminyltransferase 2 yields MGRCCKRNGRLLCMCLLPCMMTSHLLIYVMVSIFVTMSYTPPPKIIIHYIAPGISVNTSTLASHPLEPFWNLRLEDGALWNQLQHALDRLHNPILRRNTTGDESPTDCLSCKCSVPQIDDLNSMPEQIKAFVWSMHCREYPLLINQPDMCGRNNRDSPMLIMAIKSQVGNFENRQAIRETWGRSGLVRGEDGKKSRLVRTIFLLGRQDSSTGPHPDLKNLLDLENQKYRDILQWDFRDAFFNLTLKDLLFWHWLQQHCPNAIFVFKGDDDVFVRTGALLDYLHKQWDEHNLLRVSTNDTERTLDLFVGDVINNAMPNREPSTKYYIPERFYKGVYPPYAGGGGVVYSVSLAMRLKEVSERVHLFPIDDVYLGMCLHRLGFSPGRHPGFLTFDLPEMDRANPCAYKSVLLVHRRDPKEMLTLWKQLQSLPRQC; encoded by the coding sequence ATGGGCAGATGCTGCAAACGCAATGGGAGACTGCTGTGCATGTGCCTGCTGCCTTGCATGATGACCAGCCACCTTCTGATCTATGTTATGGTGTCTATATTTGTCACCATGTCCTACACTCCTCCCCCGAAAATAATCATTCACTATATTGCTCCTGGGATTTCTGTCAACACCTCCACGTTGGCCTCTCACCCACTCGAGCCCTTCTGGAACCTTCGTCTTGAGGACGGTGCCTTGTGGAACCAGTTGCAACACGCTTTGGACCGTCTGCACAATCCGATACTGCGAAGAAATACAACGGGAGACGAAAGCCCGACTGACTGCTTGTCATGCAAGTGTTCAGTTCCTCAGATAGATGATTTAAACTCCATGCCAGAACAAATTAAAGCATTTGTTTGGTCAATGCACTGCAGGGAATATCCCCTTCTTATCAATCAGCCTGATATGTGTGGGAGGAACAACAGAGATTCTCCTATGCTCATCATGGCCATCAAATCTCAAGTGGGGAACTTTGAAAACAGGCAGGCTATCCGTGAAACGTGGGGCCGCAGCGGGCTGGTCAGGGGGGAAGATGGTAAGAAAAGTAGATTAGTACGCACAATATTTCTGCTGGGACGGCAGGACTCGAGTACAGGTCCTCACCCAGACCTGAAAAACCTCTTAGATCTCGAGAATCAGAAATACAGGGACATCCTGCAGTGGGATTTCAGAGATGCCTTCTTTAACTTGACCCTAAAGGACCTGTTGTTTTGGCACTGGCTCCAGCAGCACTGCCCCAACGCCATTTTTGTGTTCAAAGGGGATGATGATGTCTTTGTTCGAACGGGCGCCCTTCTGGATTACTTACACAAGCAGTGGGATGAGCACAACCTGTTGAGAGTCTCTACAAATGACACTGAAAGGACTTTGGACCTCTTTGTGGGGGATGTTATCAATAACGCAATGCCAAACCGGGAGCCGTCCACTAAATACTACATTCCAGAACGTTTCTACAAAGGCGTGTACCCGCCATATGCCGGCGGTGGCGGAGTGGTGTATTCCGTCTCCCTTGCAATGCGATTGAAGGAGGTGTCCGAGAGGGTGCACCTCTTCCCAATAGATGACGTGTATCTGGGCATGTGCCTGCACAGACTCGGGTTCTCACCAGGCCGCCACCCAGGGTTTTTAACTTTTGACCTCCCGGAGATGGACAGGGCCAATCCATGCGCTTACAAGTCCGTCCTGCTCGTTCACAGACGGGATCCCAAGGAGATGCTGACTCTGTGGAAGCAGCTCCAGAGTCTGCCTCGTCAATGCTGA